CGACGCGGTGGATGCCGCGCTCCTCGATCGCCCAGTCGATGATGACCCGGCAGGCCCGGGTGATGAGGCCCTTCCCGGCGGCCGAGGGCTCCAGCCAGCAGCCCGCCTCCGCGGAGCCGTACGCGACGTCCATGGTCCGGAAGAGGACGCCGCCGACGAGCGTGCCGCCGGTCCAGATGCCGTAGATGCGTCCGGTGTCGTTCGCGGCCTTCTCGGCGTACGAGCGGAGGTAGGAGCGGGCGGAGTCGAGGTCCGCGACGACGTCCGGGAGCCCGATGTGCTGCCCGACGAACTCCCGGCCCCGGTCCATGTGGGCGAGGAACTCGTCCGCCTGCCAGGGCTCCAGGGGCCGCAGCTCGGCACCGTCGTCACCCAGCGATATCGCGAACATCGTCGTTCTCCTCGACCGTCGAAACCGTCACACGTTGCCCCGGGATCTTCGCACGGGCGTCCGCCGCGGCGCGGCTCTCGGGCGGCTCGATGCTGATCCGGGGCAGGATCCGGTCGAGCCGCTTCGGCAGCCACCAGTTCGCTCCGCCGAGCATGTGCATGAGGGCCGGGACGAGCAGGGTGCGCAGGACGAAGGCGTCGAGGGCGACGGCCGCGGCGAGCGCGATGCCGAACATCGCGATGACCCGGTCGCCGGAGAGGACGAAGGCGAGGAAGACCGCGATCATGATGACGGCGGCGGAGTTGATCACGCGGCTGGTCTCGGCGAGGCCGACCCGGACCGCCCGCCGGTTGTCGCCGGTCTCCAGCCACTCCTCGTACATCCGGCTGACCAGGAAGACCTGGTAGTCCATGGAGAGTCCGAAGAGGACGGAGACCATGATCACGGGAAGGAAGGGTTCGATCGGTCCGGCGCTGCCGAGGCCGAGGAGTTCGCTCCCCCAGCCCCACTGGAAGATCGCCACGACGATGCCGAACGCGGCGGCGACGGCCGCGACGTTCATGGCGGCGGCCTTGAGCGGGATGCCGATCGAGCGGAAGGCGAGCAGGAGCAGCAGACAGCCGAGCGCGATGACGACGCCGACGAAGAGCGGCAGCTTGCCGACGATGATCTCGGCGAAGTCGTCGTAGGAGGCGGTGACGCCGCCGACGTGCACGTCCAGGGAGGTGCCGGCCTCGGCCTTCGGGAGGACGTCCGTGCGGAGCCGGTCGACGAGCTCGCTGGTCTGCTTGGACTGCGGCGAGGAGTCGGGGACGACGGTGAGGACGGCGGTGTCGCCGGAGCTGTTGTACGTGACCGGGGAGACGGACGCGACCCCGCGGGTGGCGGAGAGCGCGGCCGGCAGCTGGTCGAGGGCGACCCGGTCGTCGGCGCCGTCGAGCCCGGCGACGAGCGTGAGCGGCCCGTTGACCCCTGACCCGAAGCCGTCGGCGATCAGGTCGTACGCCTGCCGGGTGGTCGCGGTGGCCGGGCCGTTGCCCTGGTCGGAGGTGCCGAGGTGGAGCGAGAGGGTGGGCAGCGCGAGCACGCCCATGACGACGGCGGCGACGGCCCCGAGGAGCTTCGGGTGGCGCTCGACGAAGGCGGACCAGCGGGCGGCGAAGCCCGTGGGGAGCTCGGGCTGCGGCCCGCGCTCGGCGAGAATCCGCCGTTCGCGCCGGGACAGGGCGCGCATGCCGATGAGCGAGAGCAGCGCGGGCAGCAGGGTGATGGAGGCGGCGACCGTGAGGACGACGGTGAGGGAGGCGGCGATGGCGACGCCGTTGAGGAAGCTGAGCCGCAGGATCAGCATGCCGAGGAGGGCGATGCAGACGGTGGCGCCGGCGAAGACGACGGCGCGGCCGGTGGTGGCGACGGCGATCTCGGCGGCCTCGGGGACGGACAGCCCGCGTTTCAGGCCCTTCCGGTGCCGGGTGACGATGAAGAGCGCGTAGTCGATGCCGACGCCCAGGCCGACGAGCATGCCCAGCATGGGCGCGAAGTCGGCGACGGTCATCAGATGGCCGAGCAGGACGATCCCGGAGTAGGCGATGCCGACGCTGACCAGGGCGGTCGCGATGGGGAGCACGGAGGCGGCTAGGGAGCCGAAGGCGAGGAAGAGGACGACGGCCGCGACGGCGACGCCGACGACCTCGGCGATGTGACCGCCGGGGGCCTCGGTGAGGGCGACGGCGGTGCCGCCGAGCTCGACCTGGAGGTCGTCGGAGGTGACGGCCTTCGCGGTGTCGACGAGGGCCTGGGCCTGGGCCTCGGGGATGTCGTCGGCCTGCGCGTCGAAGGTGACCGTGGCGTAGGCGGTGTGCCCGTCCTCGCTGATCTGGCCGGCCGTGTCCCCGTACGGGGAGGTGACGGTGGCGATCCCGGGGAGTTCGGCGACCTCGTCGAGCATCGTGGTCATGCGCTTCTCGACGGCGTCGGCGCGGACGCTGCCCTGCTCGGTGTGCCAGACGATGGTGCCGCTGTCGCCGCCGAGACCGTGGAAGCCGCGGTCGAGGAGGGCGGTGGCGCGGCCCGATTCGGTGCCGGGGACCTCGTAGTCGTTGGAGTACGCGCTGCCGGCGAGTACCGCGCCGGTGCCGATCCCGCCGAGGGCGAGGAGCCAGAGGAGAACGACGACGAGACGGTGCCGAATGCACCATCGGGCGATGGATGCCAAAGGACGTGCTCCCTGGGTGGTTCGTGGATCTTGCACGGGAGCGGCCCGAGAAGAACGCATGACCTAATTGCGCCCACTCTTGCAGCCAAACGTGATCGTTTGCCCCTTTCGTGTCGATGCTCACAGCCGTGTGCGGGGGCTCGGGACCGAGGTCCCGGCCCCCGCACACGGAGGGGAGCCATCCGGAGTCGGCCGGTGGGGTCACCCGGAGACGCTGGGGCGTCCGTTCTCGATGTGGCCCATGAGGCGGCGGCGGAAGCCACCGGGCGCGGTGACCTCGACGTCGTACCAGCCGTGCGCGTCGGCGGCCGAGTGCACGACCGTACGGGTCTTCCCGGGCTTCACGGTGACCGTGCGGGTCCAGTCGGCGAGGTCGCGCTCGTCGACGTACCCGAGCGGCCGGACCGTGAAGGCGAGCGGGGCCGTGCCCGTGTTCCGTACGGTCAGGTGCAGGTCACGGTCGTGATGATCGATACGGGAGGTCAGCTCGGCGCCGCCCGCCGCGGGGCCCTCGAACTCACGGCGGAAGCCGTTCGGGCCGGTGATCGTGAAGCGGTAATGATCACCCGTAACGGGGACGGTCCACTCCCCCTTCCCCCTGACGTCCCGGTGCTGCGGGACGGCGAACTCGCCCGCGTACGGATAGAGGGCGAAGTGCGCGCTCGCCCGGCCGGTGTTGCGCAGGGCCACGGTCACGGCCCCGGGCGCGACGGTCGCGGAGGCGTCCGGCTGGTACGGCAGGGGGCGGGCCGGGCGGACGCCGGGCTCCTGGACGGGCATCCGCTGGACGGCCGGGGGCTGGGGCCGCCAGCGGCCGGTGAACGGCGGGATCGGTCCGGGCTGCTCGACGGGCGGCTGCCGGCGGCCGCGCTTGAAGTCGAAGGCGGAGGTGAGGTCGCCGGTGACGGCCCGGCGCCAGGGCGTGATGTTGGGCTCGGCGATGCCGGTCAGCTTCTCCAGGAAGCGGATCACGGAGGTGTGGTCGAAGGTCTCGGAGCAGACGTAGCCGCCGACCGTCCAGGGGGAGACGACGAGCAGCGGGACGCGGATGCCGAGACCCGTGGGCTGGCCCTTCCAGCGCTCGTCCGTGTTGTCGGCCGGCGGGACGGGCGGCGGCACGTGGTCGAAGAAGCCGTCGTTCTCGTCGTAGTTGATCAGCACGACGGTGTGGCGCCAGACGTCCGGGTGCGAGCCGAGGGCGTCGAGCACCTTGTAGACGAGGCCGGCGGAGGCGATCGGCGAGGAGGAGCCGGGGTGCTCGGAGTCGATCGCGGAGGGCACGAGGTAGGAGACCTCGGGGAGCGTGCCGGCGGCGATGTCGGCGCGGAAGGCGTCGGCGAGGGTGCCGCTCTCGACGCGGCGCAGTCCGCGCTCGAAGAGGGAGCGCTCGGCCTCGGTGAGACCCGCGACGCCCTCCTCCAGGAGACCGAGGAGCCGGGTCCGCTCCGCGGCGTCGTCGGTGTCGCGGACGGCCGCGTAGAAGGACTCCATGAAGGTGTGCCCGCCGGTCCCGGCGAGTGCCTTCCGGGCGATCTTCTTGAAGGTGGTGAAGAACTCGATGTTGTTGTCGGTGAAGTTCTCCCACTCCGTGTACGTCTTCCAGCTCCGCCCGGCGGCTTCGAGCCGCTCGGCGTAGGTGGGCCAGCCGTAGCCGGGGTGGGTGCCCTCGGCGTAGGCGGCGTTGGTGACGGCCCGGCTGCCGTCGGCCTCGAAGCCGGTCCAGCCGGACCAGAGGTGGTTGCGGTTGGGGCTCGTCGAGGTGTGGATGGACGAGTGGTACGCGTCGCAGATGGTGAACGTGTCGGCGAGCTCGTAGTGCAGGGGGATGTCGCGCCGGTCGTAGTACGCCATGGTGGCGGCCGTCTTGGCCGAGACCCAGCCGTCCATCCAGCCGCCGCGCCAGGCCTTGCCGCCGCCGCTCCAGGAGTGGTCGAGGTCGCCGATGTACTGGAGGTCCTTCTGCTGCGTCTCGGCGGCGCCGCGGATCGGGAACGGCAGCACCGTCCGGCCGAGCGCGGCGGGCTGCTCGAACACGGGCTTGCCGGAGGGCAGCTCGATGGCGTTGCGGTCGGAGAATCCGCGGACACCGCGCAGAGTCCCGAAGTAGTGATCGAAGGAACGGTTCTCCTGCATCAGGATCACCACGTGCCGCACCGCCCCCATCCCGCCGGCCGGGGGCTCCGCGGCCATCGCCGCCTGCAGCGACGGCGGCAGCAACGAGCCGGCCGCGGCGACACCGAGGGCGCCGCCGCCCAGTGCGAGGAGCCTTCTGCGGGACAGCTCGGGGGACTTCTCGGATGACAAGACCGACCTCCAGTCGACGGCCAATGGTTCGCCTTCGAGCCATTGGGTGGTACGTCGGGGACGGTAGTGAGGCGGGATGACGGCGAGAAGACCCGACGGGGGCGCGGTGGTGAACGTCCAAGAGGCCGTGCCGGGAATCCAAGCGATTTCCGGCCATCTTCGCCCCGCGCCGGAAAGACCCCGAGCACCGGATCCGTGTGCGGGACCGCTCCCGCGTTGACCTCCGACGCACCGGAACGGCAAGCTGACCCTCTGTCAATCACTGTGCCTTGGGGGAAACTTGAGCAACACGGCACACCACATCGGGCCCGACACCACTCCTGACCGGTACCGGCTCCTCCGGTCCATCGGGCGGGGCGGCGAGGCCGTGCTCTATCTCGCGGAGATCGAGCTGGCCGGCGGCACGGAGCCCGTCGTCGTCAAGATCCTCGACTCGAAGACGACGATCACGCCCGAGGTCTTCGAGCGGATCAGCCAGAAGTGGAACGAACAGGCGGAGCTGCTGCGCTTCGTCCACCGCCCGGGCGTGGTCGGCGTACGGGAGCACTTCCAAGGCCCGCCGATCCACCGCCCCGGCGAGTCCGGGACCATCACCGGCCGGGCCCTGGTCCTCGTGATGAACCACGTCGACGGCCTCGACCTGCGCGACTGGCGGGCCGAGCGCACGCTCACCACGCCGGCCGAACGGCGCGAGGTGATGCGGACCCTGGAGCAGCTCGCGGACGTCCTGGACTGGCTGCACTCCGGGAAGGCCACGCCCTCCGGGCGGACGGTCGTCCACGGCGACCTGTCGCCGGGCAACGTCATGGTCGACGAGCACGGCCAGGCCACCCTGGTCGACTTCGGTCTGAGCAAACTGACCGCCGACCACCAGACCGCCGAGGTGTGGTTCACCCCCGGCTACGCGGCACCGGAGATCTTCGCGGGCAAGCGCACCCCGAGCACCGACCGCTACGCCTTCGGAGCCATCGCGTACTTCCTGCTCAGCGGGGAGTCCCCGCCGGCCGCGCCCGAACAGCTGGTGTCCGCGCTCGGCGCGCTGCCGCAGATCGCGGGGCTGCCGCCGGAGCAGCGCGAGCGGGTCCTGAGCATCGCGGCCGCCGACGCGGACCGCCGCCCGCTCTCCCTGTCGTCCTGGGTGAAGGACGTCCGGCACGGGATGGTGTCCACGACGACGTCCCGCCCGGCGACGGTCCAGGACGCGGTCCCGCCGATCCCGACCGCCCGGCCGGTGGCAGCGCCCGCGGCGCCGCCGGTGGCGCCTCCCCTGGCCCCGCCGCCGCCGGCGACCCCGCCGGCCACGCCGGTGACCGAACAGCCCCTGACCCCACCGCCACTCGCGGCCCCGCAGCCGGTCGTGGGCCCGCAGCCCGCGGTGGCCCCGCAGCCGGTCGTGGCCCCACAGCCCGCCGTGGCGGCCCCGCAGCCCGTCGTGTCGCAGCCGTCCGCCGAGCCGCCCACCGAGCACTCACCCGGCTTCGGTCCACCCGCGCGCGGCGGGTCCGGGCCGGGCACCGCCGCGGCACCCCCGCGCGGGCGGAAGCGGCGCAACGCGGTGCTGGCCGCGGTCCTCGCCGCCGCCGTGCTGACCAGCGGCATCGTCATCGGAGCACGCTTCCTGGGCGACAGGCCGTCCGGAGGGAACGGCGGCGCGAACGGTGCCAAGCCGGGCAGCTCCACGACCCCCGCCACCACGTCCGGCACGCCCACCACGTCCAGCACGCCCGGAGACGGCACCGGGTCCGCGTCCGGGTCCGGAGAGACCTCCGCCACCGCGTCTCCGACGGACAGCGCGTCCCCCTCCGGGCACACACCCGGCCCCGGCCCGAGCTCGGTCTCCCTCACCACTCTCGACACCGTGGCCAGGGGCCAGTACGCCTCGCTGGAGGTCGGCAACGGCACGGTGAAGGCCACCTACTACGAGACGGCGCTGGTGCCCACGGGCATCGACGAGGAGTGCTCGGGCTCCGCCGAGTACAACCTGAGCACCGAGTGGAAGACGCTCACCCTCCTCGCCGGGGTCGACGACGCCTCCGAGAACACCGCCGCCCGGCTCACCATCAGTGTCGACGGCAAGGCCGTCCACACCGGTGTGGTCAACCTGGGCTCACCCGAGAAGCTGACGCTCGACCTCGACCACGGACTGCGCCTGCGCATCGCGTACCGGGACCCGGGAGACTCCTGCGACATGGGCCGGCTGGTGCTCGGCGAACCGACGCTGAGCAAGTAGCGGCACGGGCATACGAACGGCCCCGCACCGGAACTCCGGTGCGGGGCCGCTCACATGTCCGTACGAGAAGAGGCTCAGCCCTCGCTGACGCCCAGCTTCTCCAGGATCAGGTCCTTGACCTTCGCCGCGTCCGCCTGGCCGCGGGTGGCCTTCATGACCGCGCCCACCAGGGCGCCGACCGCCGCGACCTTGCCGCCGCGGATCTTGTCCGCGATGGCCGCATTGCCCGCGATGGCCTCGTCGACCGCCGTACCGAGCGCGCCGTCGTCGGAGACGACCTTCAGACCGCGCTTCTCGACGACCGCGTCCGGGGTGCCCTCGCCGGCGAGAACACCCTCGATGACCTGGCGGGCCAGCTTGTCGTTCAGGTCGCCGGAGGCGACCAGGGCGGAGACCCGGGCCACGTCCGACGGGGTGATCGCCAGCTCCTCCAGCGAGACGCCCTGCTCGTTGGCGTTACGGGCGAGCTCGCCCATCCACCACTTGCGGGCCGACGTCGCGTCCGCGCCCGCCTCGATCGTGGCGACGATCGAGTCGACCGCGCCCGCGTTGAGGATGGACTGCATGTCCAGCTCGGACACGCCCCACTCCTCGCGCAGCCGGTTGCGGCGCAGGCGCGGCAGCTCGGGCAGCCCGCCCCGCAGCTCCTCGACCCAGGCACGGGCCGGGGCGACGGGGACGAGGTCGGGCTCCGGGAAGTACCGGTAGTCCTCGGCGTTGTCCTTGATCCGGCCGGAGGTGGTGGAGCCGTCGTCCTCGTGGAAGTGACGGGTCTCCTGGATGATCGTGCCACCGGCGGTGAGCACGGCCGCGTGGCGCTGGATCTCGAAGCGCGCCGCACGCTCCACCGAACGGAGCGAGTTGACGTTCTTCGTCTCCGAGCGGGTGCCGAACTTCTCGACGCCGTGCGGACGCAGCGACAGGTTCACGTCGCAGCGCATCTGGCCCTTGTCCATGCGCGCCTCGGAGACACCGAGGGCGCGGATCAGCTCGCGCAGCTCGGCGACGTACGCCTTGGCGACCTCGGGGGCCCGCTCGCCCGCGCCCTCGATCGGCTTGGTGACGATCTCGATGAGCGGGATGCCGGCGCGGTTGTAGTCCAGCAGGGAGTGGGACGCTCCGTGGATACGGCCGGTGGCGCCGCCGACGTGCAGCGACTTGCCGGTGTCCTCCTCCATGTGGGCGCGCTCGATCTCCACGCGGAAGATCTCGCCGTCCTCCAGCTGGACGTCCAGGTAGCCGTTGAAGGCGATCGGCTCGTCGTACTGGGAGGTCTGGAAGTTCTTCGGCATGTCCGGATAGAAGTAGTTCTTCCGGGCGAAGCGGCACCACTCGGCGATCTCGCAGTTCAGCGCGAGACCGATCTTGATGGCCGACTCGACGCCGATCGCGTTGACCACCGGCAGCGAGCCGGGCATGCCAAGGCAGGTCGGGCACGTCTGCGAGTTCGGCTCCGCGCCCAGCTCGGTCGAGCAGCCGCAGAACATCTTCGTCTTGGTGCCGAGCTCGACATGGACCTCCAGGCCCATGACGGGGTCGAACGCCGCGAGGGCCGCGTCGTACGACAGCAGTTCAGTGACAGTCACGGTGAGAATTCCTCTGATGCCTTCGGCCTCAGCCGAACAGGACGTCGTCGTCACCGATGCGCTTGAGCTCGCGCACGAGGAGAGCGACGCCGGTGGCGATGGCGGCGGCGGACACGACGGCGTCGAGCAGCTTGAGCGTGTCGTGCTCGCTACGGGCCGCACGGCCCCGCTTGACCACGCCCAGCAGGCCGAACGCGGTGGTGCCGATGGACAGGTACGTGCCGGTCTTGGACTTCTTGAAGCCCTTGGCCTTCTGCAGTGCACTGGTACTCACAGCGACGGAGCCTCCTCAAGCAGCGGATGCCCCCACTTTTCCACGAACGCGGCCTCGACGGCGGCGCCGACCTTGTACAGCCGGTCGTCCTTCAGGGCGGGAGCGATGATCTGCAGACCGACCGGCAGCCCGTCCTCGGGAGCGAGACCGCAGGGCAGCGACATCGCGGCGTTGCCGGCCAGGTTGGTCGGGATGGTGCACAGGTCCGCGAGGTACATCGCCATCGGGTCGTCGGCGCGCTCGCCGATCGGGAAGGCGGTGGTCGGGGTCGTCGGGGAGACGATCACGTCCACCTCCTCGAAGGCCTGCTCGAACTCGCGGGTGATGAGGGTACGGACCTTCTGGGCCGAGCCGTAGTACGCGTCGTAGTAGCCGGAGCTCAGCGCGTACGTACCCAGGATGATGCGGCGCTTGACCTCGTCGCCGAAGCCGGCCTCACGGGTGAGGGCGGTGACTTCCTCGGCGGACCGCGTGCCGTCGTCGCCGACCCGCAGGCCGTAGCGCATGGCGTCGAAGCGGGCCAGGTTCGAGGAGCACTCGGACGGCGCGATCAGGTAGTACGCCGACAGGGCGAGGTCGAAGGTCGGGCAGTCCAGCTCGACGATCTCGGCGCCCAGCGACTTGAGCAGCTCGACGGACTCGTCGAAGCGCTGCACGACACCGGCCTGGTAGCCCTCGCCGCGGAACTGCTTGACGACGCCGACGCGCATGCCGGCGACCGAGCCGTTCCGGGCGGCCTCGACGACCGGCGGGACCGGGGCGTCGATGGAGGTCGAGTCGAGCGGGTCGTGCCCGGCGATCGCCTCGTGCAGGAGGGCCGCGTCCAGGACCGTACGGGCGCAGGGGCCGCCCTGGTCGAGGGAGGAGGAGAAGGCGACCATGCCGTAGCGGGAGACCGCGCCGTAGGTCGGCTTGACGCCGACCGTGCCGGTGACGGCGGCGGGCTGGCGGATCGAGCCGCCGGTGTCCGTGCCGATGGCGAGCGGGGCCTCGTACGCGGCGAGGGCGGCCGAGGAGCCACCGCCGGAGCCGCCGGGGATCCGGGTCAGG
The sequence above is a segment of the Streptomyces sp. NBC_01255 genome. Coding sequences within it:
- a CDS encoding GNAT family N-acetyltransferase, translating into MFAISLGDDGAELRPLEPWQADEFLAHMDRGREFVGQHIGLPDVVADLDSARSYLRSYAEKAANDTGRIYGIWTGGTLVGGVLFRTMDVAYGSAEAGCWLEPSAAGKGLITRACRVIIDWAIEERGIHRVEWHASAKNGPSIAVARRLGMTREGVLRENYPYRGVRADTEVWAVLAPEWRAAKAAAETIAS
- a CDS encoding MMPL family transporter, translating into MASIARWCIRHRLVVVLLWLLALGGIGTGAVLAGSAYSNDYEVPGTESGRATALLDRGFHGLGGDSGTIVWHTEQGSVRADAVEKRMTTMLDEVAELPGIATVTSPYGDTAGQISEDGHTAYATVTFDAQADDIPEAQAQALVDTAKAVTSDDLQVELGGTAVALTEAPGGHIAEVVGVAVAAVVLFLAFGSLAASVLPIATALVSVGIAYSGIVLLGHLMTVADFAPMLGMLVGLGVGIDYALFIVTRHRKGLKRGLSVPEAAEIAVATTGRAVVFAGATVCIALLGMLILRLSFLNGVAIAASLTVVLTVAASITLLPALLSLIGMRALSRRERRILAERGPQPELPTGFAARWSAFVERHPKLLGAVAAVVMGVLALPTLSLHLGTSDQGNGPATATTRQAYDLIADGFGSGVNGPLTLVAGLDGADDRVALDQLPAALSATRGVASVSPVTYNSSGDTAVLTVVPDSSPQSKQTSELVDRLRTDVLPKAEAGTSLDVHVGGVTASYDDFAEIIVGKLPLFVGVVIALGCLLLLLAFRSIGIPLKAAAMNVAAVAAAFGIVVAIFQWGWGSELLGLGSAGPIEPFLPVIMVSVLFGLSMDYQVFLVSRMYEEWLETGDNRRAVRVGLAETSRVINSAAVIMIAVFLAFVLSGDRVIAMFGIALAAAVALDAFVLRTLLVPALMHMLGGANWWLPKRLDRILPRISIEPPESRAAADARAKIPGQRVTVSTVEENDDVRDIAG
- a CDS encoding phosphocholine-specific phospholipase C is translated as MSSEKSPELSRRRLLALGGGALGVAAAGSLLPPSLQAAMAAEPPAGGMGAVRHVVILMQENRSFDHYFGTLRGVRGFSDRNAIELPSGKPVFEQPAALGRTVLPFPIRGAAETQQKDLQYIGDLDHSWSGGGKAWRGGWMDGWVSAKTAATMAYYDRRDIPLHYELADTFTICDAYHSSIHTSTSPNRNHLWSGWTGFEADGSRAVTNAAYAEGTHPGYGWPTYAERLEAAGRSWKTYTEWENFTDNNIEFFTTFKKIARKALAGTGGHTFMESFYAAVRDTDDAAERTRLLGLLEEGVAGLTEAERSLFERGLRRVESGTLADAFRADIAAGTLPEVSYLVPSAIDSEHPGSSSPIASAGLVYKVLDALGSHPDVWRHTVVLINYDENDGFFDHVPPPVPPADNTDERWKGQPTGLGIRVPLLVVSPWTVGGYVCSETFDHTSVIRFLEKLTGIAEPNITPWRRAVTGDLTSAFDFKRGRRQPPVEQPGPIPPFTGRWRPQPPAVQRMPVQEPGVRPARPLPYQPDASATVAPGAVTVALRNTGRASAHFALYPYAGEFAVPQHRDVRGKGEWTVPVTGDHYRFTITGPNGFRREFEGPAAGGAELTSRIDHHDRDLHLTVRNTGTAPLAFTVRPLGYVDERDLADWTRTVTVKPGKTRTVVHSAADAHGWYDVEVTAPGGFRRRLMGHIENGRPSVSG
- a CDS encoding protein kinase domain-containing protein; amino-acid sequence: MSNTAHHIGPDTTPDRYRLLRSIGRGGEAVLYLAEIELAGGTEPVVVKILDSKTTITPEVFERISQKWNEQAELLRFVHRPGVVGVREHFQGPPIHRPGESGTITGRALVLVMNHVDGLDLRDWRAERTLTTPAERREVMRTLEQLADVLDWLHSGKATPSGRTVVHGDLSPGNVMVDEHGQATLVDFGLSKLTADHQTAEVWFTPGYAAPEIFAGKRTPSTDRYAFGAIAYFLLSGESPPAAPEQLVSALGALPQIAGLPPEQRERVLSIAAADADRRPLSLSSWVKDVRHGMVSTTTSRPATVQDAVPPIPTARPVAAPAAPPVAPPLAPPPPATPPATPVTEQPLTPPPLAAPQPVVGPQPAVAPQPVVAPQPAVAAPQPVVSQPSAEPPTEHSPGFGPPARGGSGPGTAAAPPRGRKRRNAVLAAVLAAAVLTSGIVIGARFLGDRPSGGNGGANGAKPGSSTTPATTSGTPTTSSTPGDGTGSASGSGETSATASPTDSASPSGHTPGPGPSSVSLTTLDTVARGQYASLEVGNGTVKATYYETALVPTGIDEECSGSAEYNLSTEWKTLTLLAGVDDASENTAARLTISVDGKAVHTGVVNLGSPEKLTLDLDHGLRLRIAYRDPGDSCDMGRLVLGEPTLSK
- the gatB gene encoding Asp-tRNA(Asn)/Glu-tRNA(Gln) amidotransferase subunit GatB; translated protein: MTVTELLSYDAALAAFDPVMGLEVHVELGTKTKMFCGCSTELGAEPNSQTCPTCLGMPGSLPVVNAIGVESAIKIGLALNCEIAEWCRFARKNYFYPDMPKNFQTSQYDEPIAFNGYLDVQLEDGEIFRVEIERAHMEEDTGKSLHVGGATGRIHGASHSLLDYNRAGIPLIEIVTKPIEGAGERAPEVAKAYVAELRELIRALGVSEARMDKGQMRCDVNLSLRPHGVEKFGTRSETKNVNSLRSVERAARFEIQRHAAVLTAGGTIIQETRHFHEDDGSTTSGRIKDNAEDYRYFPEPDLVPVAPARAWVEELRGGLPELPRLRRNRLREEWGVSELDMQSILNAGAVDSIVATIEAGADATSARKWWMGELARNANEQGVSLEELAITPSDVARVSALVASGDLNDKLARQVIEGVLAGEGTPDAVVEKRGLKVVSDDGALGTAVDEAIAGNAAIADKIRGGKVAAVGALVGAVMKATRGQADAAKVKDLILEKLGVSEG
- the gatA gene encoding Asp-tRNA(Asn)/Glu-tRNA(Gln) amidotransferase subunit GatA, whose amino-acid sequence is MTDNIIIKLTAAEIAGKIAAGELTAVQVTEAHLARIEAVDEKVHAFLHVDREGALAQARAVDEKRARGEKLGPLAGVPLALKDIFTTVGIPTTVGSKMLEGWIPPYDATLVKNLKAADVVILGKTNMDEFAMGSSTENSAYGPTGNPWDLTRIPGGSGGGSSAALAAYEAPLAIGTDTGGSIRQPAAVTGTVGVKPTYGAVSRYGMVAFSSSLDQGGPCARTVLDAALLHEAIAGHDPLDSTSIDAPVPPVVEAARNGSVAGMRVGVVKQFRGEGYQAGVVQRFDESVELLKSLGAEIVELDCPTFDLALSAYYLIAPSECSSNLARFDAMRYGLRVGDDGTRSAEEVTALTREAGFGDEVKRRIILGTYALSSGYYDAYYGSAQKVRTLITREFEQAFEEVDVIVSPTTPTTAFPIGERADDPMAMYLADLCTIPTNLAGNAAMSLPCGLAPEDGLPVGLQIIAPALKDDRLYKVGAAVEAAFVEKWGHPLLEEAPSL